GAGTACGGTTTTCCACCTTTTTTCATACGCCAATGTCTGTGCACATTTGTTTTACTGCCTGGACTACACAACAACAATGATCCGTACCGGAGGCAGTGTATGTTCGGACCTTCCCCCCTGCGTCGCGGTGGCATCGCGGCCCTGTCCCTTTCGGTCGCCGCTTCGATTGCTCCCCCGGCCTTCGCCGCCATGGGTAACACCGCCAGCAGCTATGGCCTTTTCCCTGGTGATGTGGCATCCGCTCAGGCCCTTTCCATGTTCAATCCGCAGGCCTCGTCGCTGTATTACAACCCGTCTTATCTGATCAAGGACCCCCGTGGCGAATTGACCATCGGCTTCCTGCACGCCGAGCAGGAGCTGGATGGCAGGAGCCTGGGGGGCGCCGCTCCGGCCACACGCGACGGTAACCTGCTTGATGACAGCCGCAGCCAGCAGCAATTGATCGCGCTGAAAACCGATCTGTCCAGCATCACCAAATTCGAACATCCGATTTACTTCGCCATCATCGCCGGCGTGGAAAAATACGGGAAAGAAATGCTCTCCTTTAATTCCACCACGTCCATGGGCGGGCAATACATGGAGTACGGTCGTCAACCGTTGTTCCTGAATATCGGCGGTGGCACCGAGTTGCTGCACGGGATTGCCGTGGGGGCCTCCGCCCACGTCTCCCTGCGTTCCGACGCGAAACTGGTGGCCAGCTCCAACCTGGCCGGTGAAACCCAGTACGAAACGCTCGAGGTCAACGCCAAACCGGTGATCCGGCCGGTGCTCGGCGTCACTCTGGACTGGGGCAAGCTGATCTGCGGCAAGGGCGACTGCATTACCGATGGCCTGGAAACCGCGTTCGCTTTTCGTGGCCATACCGAGGCGCGTACTTCGGTGGATTCGCGTATCACTATTCCTGGCACCGTACCGTCTCCGGGTATCGCGCTGTTGATCGATACCGTGGATTCCTACCAACCGGATATTTACAGCGCCGGGGTGCAATACCGTTTCAATGACCGGCTGCGTGCCGGGGTGACGGTGGAGCGGCAGAACTGGTCGGATCTCATGGAGGTGCTGGAGGACGACACCGTCAAGGATCAGGCGGACATTCACTTCAAGGACATCACCGTGCCGCGGGTCGGTGTTGAGTGGAGCGCGCTCAAGAACGTGAACCTGACCGCCGGCGTGGCGTTCCGGGAATCGCCATTGGAAAGCGACCGCAGCCTGGACGTCAATTACCTGGACGCGGACAAGACCATCTACGGCGTCGGCGGCTCCTGGACTATCGAACGGCCCCCCATCCTCGCTTACCCGATGCGGGTGGATTTCGGTTACCAGTTCCACGACATCGACCAGCGCAAGTTTGATCTGACCAGCGACCGGGCTCCGGTGAATCCCTACGAAACCATCGAAACCGGCGGCGAAGTCCACGTATTCAGCGGTTCCGTCACCCTGAAGTTCTGAGGAGTGGTGTCATGCGAAGTAAACTGATCATTGTCGCCTGCGCCGGTATCCTGGCCGGTTGCGGGGGCGGCGGTAGCAGCAATCCGAGTTTCGACGGGCCCCAGTACAATCCCAAGGAACTGTATTTCAACTATCCTTTCGACGGGCAGGCCTATGTGGCGCCGTCCGCTCCGGTGGTGCTGGAGTTCAGCGATCCCCTGGAGGTCACCGAGGACAACTTCCGCTTCACCGGCCCCGATGGCGCGGCGGTGCCTTTTGCAATGAAGGTGATGAACGGCGGCCGCAACGTGGTACTGCAGCCGACTACGCCGCTGGCGCCGATCAGTGATTACAAGGTCGCCATCATCGACCTGGCCCCGGATGGCCGGGTGGTCAATTTCCGTGACGGTGAATTGAACTTCTCCACCCGCCCCGCCCTGGAAGGGCCGTTGTCGCGGCAGCGTGCTTCGGACACCTTCGAGATCAGCGAGATTTTTCCGGACGATGATCAGTTTCCCACCGTGGATTTCTCCACCTTCCGGCTGCGCACCTCCCAGCCGCTGGACTCGTCTTCCGTGGCATACGGGGACACCGTCAGCCTGACGCAGGGTGGTGAACTGGTGCCGGCCCTGGTCCTGAGCGGTCGCGACACGCTCACCGTGGACCCGCTGGAGGACATGATCCCGGGGCAGCAATACGTGCTGACGGTGAGCGGGCTCACCAGTGCCTTCGGAGAGACCCTGGCGCCGTTCGAGCGCACCGTCACGCCCCTGGATACCAAATCCAGCACAGGTGAACGGGAAGTGCTGGTGACCGAGGCGCCGGCCACTCACGACACGCTTGGCTGCCTTGAGCAGGGCGATCTGCGAACCTCCGCGCTGACCGGCGATCCGATCAACTGCGTGCCGCTGATCAGCACTCTGCTGGCCAATGGCACCGCGTCCAAGCAGTCCGGCGATATCTACGCCGAACTGGCGTTCCCGCCCAACTTTCCGGACGTGACGCCGCTGCGCATCAAACGGGGCGGCATCCTGGTGGGCGAACCGCTGGACGTGCTGATCGGCGGGGAAGTGCCGGTGGGCTTCGATTCCGGCGCGGTGACCATTCAAGTGATGTCGGACGCCACCGGTTACCTGTTTCCCAACCCCAACTCCGATTCCCCTGACGCCGCCAAGAACGTGCGTCTGTTCATGGATCTCGCCGCCAACACCAAGGATGCCCGGGCCAACGGCGCTTTCACGCAGAACCTGATGCACGTGGAATTGGTGGGCAAGGCGATCGTCGAGGATGGCAAACTGGTCACCGACGCGCTCACCGTGGTGGAGCCCCGGGTACTCGGCGTGGAGAACAGCCATGGCGTGCTGAGCTTCCATATGGAGTCCTACCGCGACCAGGAAAACGCGCCGCCGCAGCCGGCGGACACGGTGCCGCCCACCTTGCTGGTGATGGACGACAATGGTGAGCAGCGGCTGTCCTGGACGCCGGGAGACGTGGCCGATCGCGCCGTGCCCGGTGAACCGATCACCCTGCTGTTCAGCGAGGCGCTGGACCCGCTCAGCGTTCGACCCGGCGAGACCGTTCGGTTGACCAAGGACGACGCGGCGGAGCCGTTCTCCTGGAGCCTGGACGGCAACGCCCTGGTGATCCAGCCGGCATTGCCGCTGGCCTTCGGCGTCCCCTATGAAATCAGCGTCACCAACGGCCTGACCGATCTGGCTGGCAACGGGCTGCAGGTTCTGGATCCGCTGACCGGCCTCAACACCATTGCATTCACCATGCCGGAATACGTGGTGGAACAGGACGGCGAGGATGTGCGCCGCGCCCCGTTCGCCATGGTGGTCTACCCGGGCTTCCCCTGCGCCAGCAGCCCCGCCACGGCGTCCGATATCGCCGCCGGCGTGCAGGGCGTGTGCCTGTCATCGAGTTCCGAATCCGAGCAGGTGGAAGTGGACGAGCTGCCGATCGTCGGCATGCCGTCCAACCGGCCGATCCGGGTGCGTTTCTCTCAGAACATGGACGCCGGCAGCCTGACCCTGGGCACCGCCTGCGGTCAGGGCGCGTTCCGTGTCGAGCGGGTGGGCGAGGACGGCACCTGCCAAAGCGTGGTGGACGGCGAACTGCAGGTGGAGGCCCGCGCTCTGACCTTCGTGCCGGAGCTGCCCTGGGAAGAGGGGGCTTTGTATCGCTATACCTTGGCTTCGCAAAGCGATGGCTGCAGCGGTGACGTGCTGTGTTCCAGCGACGGGTTCCCTCTGCAGACTGCCTTGCTGGAAGGCAATGACGCCAAGTCCGGCGGTCCCGACATGGACATTCTGTTCCGCGGCGCTGGCGCCATGACCACGGTGTTCCAGGAATTGAGCAACCTGCCAAGCGTCGACGCCAACAGTAACTTTGTCGTCGACGAAGGCGAGCCGAGGGTGCCGGCGGGTACCCCGGATCCGGCGACGCCGGCCAACGCCACGCTGATCCGTCCCAACGGCGATGGCGGCAGCGGCCTGGTCAGCACCGCCAACACCGGTTGCGGATTCGAGGGTACGCCACCTTATACCGAGGAAAATCAGATCGATTGCGACAGCGAGCGGATTCTCTATCTCACCGGTGATCTGAACACGGATATTCTCAATTACGATGCCGAGGCGGGTGGTGTCCCGGTAGTGATTTATCCGACCACCGTGGCGCTGAGCAACCTGGACGCTACCGCGGTGATCGGTCTGGATCTGGACACCTCCGACGGTGACAACTCGCTGAGTGACCTGCCGATTATCGGCGGCCTGCTTGGCGGCCTGGTGCAAACGCTGGGGGATGTCCTCGACATCCTGGGGCTGGAGGAGGCTGTGCTCGGCCAGGTGGGTAACCTGGGACTGGTGCCGATCGACACCCACACCGGCCCGAACATCATGCGGGTACGCTACAACGAGGATGCCAACGGCAATCGCACCACGCCGCCAGTAGGGCACATCATCACAACCCCGGACGGGCCGGTGTTCCGGATCACCTTCGACCTGCTGTTCGACGCGCCGGAGCTGAGCCTGCCGCTGGGTCTGCAGCACAATGTGAAAAGCCTGCCGATCGATAACGTGCAATTGGAAGGTCCGCTGGACTTCCTGCCCGATGGCCGTCTGTTCATCGGACTGGAAAATCTGGAACCGCTGAACGTGGACCTGGAGATCACCCTGGCCGGTTTGCCCGGTGGTCAGGTGAATCTGACCATCCCCACCGGCGGCATTAACCTGAGCTACCAGAGCGGCTCGATCAAATAGGCTGTCTCACCCTCTCCCCCGGCCCCTCTCCCCTCAAGGGAGAGGGTGTAGCATCCGCCGGTGGACGACTTCCCCGCTCAAACCGTAAACTAGCTCCTTTCCGCCGGTCCGGCGGTCTCGCGCTGATTTTCGGAACCTCCATGCTTGAAAAGTACGTCAAACGGATCCTGCAATCCCGCGTCTATGACGTGGCCCATGAGACACCCATGCATGCCGCGCCGCTGATTTCCCGGCGTATTGGCAATCGGGTGCTGCTCAAGCGTGAGGATATGCAGCCGGTGTTTTCCTTCAAGCTGCGCGGTGCCTACAACAAGGTGGCGGGGTTGTCCGAGGAGCAGCGCCAGCGCGGTGTGATTTGCGCCTCCGCCGGCAATCATGCCCAGGGGCTGGCCCTGGCCGCCACCTCCATGAATGTGCGCTCGGTGATCGTCATGCCGCGCACCACGCCGGACATCAAGGTCAAATCCGTGCGCCAGCTCGGCGGCAAGGCGGTGCTGGTGGGCGACAGCTTCGACGAGGCGCTGGCCCATGCCCGCAAGCTGGAAGAGAAGGAAGGCCTGACTTTCGTCCACCCCTACGATGACCCGGACGTGATCGCCGGCCAGGGCACCGTGGGCATGGAAATCCTGCGCCAGCAGAGCCGGGATCTGGACGCCATCTTCATCCCGGTGGGCGGCGGCGGCCTGGCCGCGGGTATCGCCGCCTACGTCAAATACGTGCGCCCGGACGTGAAGATTATCGCCGTGGAGCCGGAAGACGCCGCTTGCCTGAAGGCCGCCATGGAGCGCAAACGGCGGGTAACGCTGCCTGAAGTGGGCTTGTTCGCCGACGGCGTGGCGGTGAAGCAGATCGGCAAGGAAACCTTCCGGGTGTTGAAGGACACGGTGGATGAGGTGATCACCGCCACCACCGACGAGATTTGCGCGGCCATCAAGGATACCTTCGAGGATACCCGCACCGTGTGCGAACCGGCCGGCGCCCTGGCCCTGGCCGGCCTGAAAAAATGGGTGGCGCGCACCAAAGCGGAGAACAAGACGCTGGTGGCGATTCAAAGTGGTGCCAACGTCAACTTCGATCGTCTGCGGCATATTTCCGAGCGGGCGGAGCTGGGTGAGCAGCGCGAGGCGATTCTGGCGGTGACCATTCCCGAGAAGCCGGGCGCCTACCGTAATTTCCTGCAAGTGGTGGGGCGTCGCGCCATCACCGAGTTCAATTACCGGTACGCCGGGGAACACGAAGCGAATATCTTTGTCGGTATTCAGACCAGCTCCGGTGGCGCGGATCTTGCTCCGTTGCTGGAAGAGCTGCGAGCCGCCGGTTACCCGGTGGTGGACATGACCGGCAACGAGATGGCCAAGCTGCACATCCGCCATATGGTGGGTGGGCACACCTCGCGCCAGGACCTGGACGAAATGCTGTTCCGGGTGGAATTTCCCGAGCGCCCCGGGGCGCTGCTGAAGTTCCTCATGTCGCTTGGCCACAAGTGGAACATCAGTCTGTTCCACTATAGAAACCACGGCGCCGCCTATGGACGGGTGCTGGTGGGCTTCCAGGTGCCCTTCGGAGAAAGGGGCAACCTGCGCAAGGACCTCAAGAAAGTCCCCTATCCGATGGTGGAAGAGAGTGACAATCCGGCGTACCGGCTGTTTTTGAACTAGTCCGGACGTGAGCGATCACACACCTCGTAAACCACGGATCACGCCAGGTGAAAGTTGAGCGGTACTTTTGTTAAGAAAGGTGAGCAGTTTGATGTAACCGCTTGACTTTTAAGAGGCAAGTGATCATTTTTCGATCCAGTTCTCGTTTTGTTACATAAATTTTGCATTAGTATTCCATGCTTCGGCATGGACAGCCTTTTGAGAGTGATGACTTTTTCTTGGGGATTGAAAACACAATGAAGAAAAGACCAGATGCACTGGTTGTCCTGGCGATCATTTTTGCCACCGGCGTTTTGGTGAGCACCCTCACCCACGGTGGCAATCAGGCGGATCTGGAGCGTTACGCCCAGTCCGCCGGTGTCAGCATCAAGGCCGATCAGTCACGCTAATCAGTTGCGAGAATCCGTTACGACCGTCCGTTACGATAAGGTCCAGCGGCTGATCCCAGGGGGCTTCCGGCACCCTGGACAGCCGTTGACACTCAAAAGCGACGCCCACCAGACGGGGGCGGCGTGGTCTTCGCGCGAAATTCGCCAAAGTCCGATCATAAAAGCCGCCGCCCATGCCCAGGCGATGGCCGCGATCATCGAATCCCACCAACGGAATCAACAGAACATCCAGTGCCCAGTCCGCCCGTGCCCGCTCCAGGCGCCGTGGTTCGCCGATGCCGAAACGGTTGGCGCGCAACCGTTTTCCCCGGCGCCAGAGATGAAAGCGCAGGCGGCCGCGATAAACCGGATCCAGCACCGGCAGATACAGGCGCGTGCCCTGGAAGCGGCGTTGCGCCAGCCCCGGCAGCGGCGATAATTCGCCGTCGGCGGCATGGTAGACCGCCACATGGCGAGCCCGGCGCGGTCCCAACTCCCGCCGCAAATTACGCGCGAACCGCCTCTCCGCCAGACGCCGCTCACCCGCACCCAAAGCCCGCCGCCGCGCCCGTAACTCACGGCGCAACTGCTTGCGATCGGTTAACTGGGGTTGATTCATGCGAAGGAGAATTCAAGAAGGAGGGCCGGACCGAATAGCAAAGCGCTTTCTTACAAGCACCCAGCTGTCCACTGTCAACTATCAACTGTCCACTGTAATAAAGCGTGCCCCCCGGGCCGCCGCTGCGGGTGTGGCCCTTGAACCGTCAGGTTCAAGGCGGAAACCGCAGACCGGACCATCAGGCTTTCCGCTCGATGGCGGACATGCGCACAGGCCGGTCAATATTGGTTCCCTTTTGGTACAACATCGGCTCAGGGACATAACCCGGCTGGCGAACGGACCAGGGGACACTTGGGCTTAGTATATCAGGGCGGGGGCAACCGGTCAGGGCTTGACAGAAGAGCGGTTCTGGGGGGCGAGATCCTCAAGCGCGCGCAGCTCTCCCTCCAGCCGATCAATCAGCGCCTGCATACGGGCACTGCCGGTCTCATCGGAAGAGGCTTTGGAGCGGGCTTCCAGTAACTCGTGGCTGATGTTCAAGGCCGCCATGATGGCGATGCGTTCCAGACCAATCACATTGGCCTGTTTGACTTCACGCATCTGGGTGTCGAGATAGCGGGCGGCGCGCAGCAGATTGTCCTGCTCGCCGACCGGGCAGGCCACGCGGTATTCCTTGCCCAGCAAGTGAATCACCAGCGAACTGCTATCGTTCATGAGTCCTCCTGCTCCAGGGATTGCAGGCGCGTTATGATCGCCTCCACCCGGGAGCGGGCCAAGTCGTTTTTACGGATGAGCCGGGCCCGTTCATCGAGAAGACGGTGTTCCCGCTCGCGCAGCAGACGATTCTCTTCGCGCAAACGGTTGGACTGACGCAGCAGGGAGTCCACCTGGGCTTCCAGTTGCCGCAGTTGTTGTTCCGTCGTCATGGCAAATCGGTCGCTGTTCGCCTAAGGTTAAGCCCCCGTGTCTCACTGCCGCGTGCCGCGCGTGTGGACGGAATTGAGAGCCAGCCGCCGGGAATGACGGCTTTTTGTACTATAGGTACGGCCCTGGAAAGGGTCAATGGAATTCAAGGCTTAGCGCCTGTTCATAAACCGTAACGTGAAGAACCCCATGTCTGACACCTACGATTTCGAAAGCTGCGCGCGGGCCTTCGCCAGCGCCGGTGTCGCCCACTCCCCCAGCGAAGTGCAGGGTGTGATCTGCGGACTGCTGGCCACCGGCCACGGTCGCCGCGACGATGAATTGCTGGGCGTGCTCGCCGCCCATGTGGAGCTGCCTTCCGGCTTTGATAATGACGTCTCGGCCCTGTTGCTGGGCTGTCGCGACCAGGCGTTGTCCGCCTTCGCCGACACCGGACTCGACCTCACCCTGCTGCTGCCGGAAGATGAAGAGGACCTGGGCCTGCGAGTGGCGGCCCTGGGACAATGGAGCGAAGGCTTCCTGGTGGGTTTCGGCACCGGTGCCGCTGGTACCAGTGACAGCGCCTTGTCCATGGGCATCCAGGAAGCCCTGTCCGATCTGGCGGCGATCAGCCAGGTGGCGACGCCGGAGGACGATGATCCGGAAGGCGAGGATATGTTTGAACAGGTGGCTGAGCATTGCCGCATGGCCGCGCTGATGATCTACACCGAACTGGTGATGAAGGCGGAACGCAAAGGACAGCCCAAGCCGAAGCCCGGAACCTCGCCCCGGCAACATTGAGATTCGGCGGCGACACCGCCAGTTGACGACGTTTTAAAGGCTCATGAGGAGGCCGCGTTCATGTCTATTTCCGCGCAGGAATTCCAGCGCCGCCGGCGCGAGCTGATGGAACAGATGGAACCCAACAGCATCGCCATTCTGCCGGCGGCGCCGGAGCGCACCCGCAACCGGGATGTGGAACACCCCTATCGCCAGGACAGCGACTTCTGGTATCTGAGCGGCTTCCCGGAACCGGACGCGGTGATGGTGCTGTTGCCGGGGCGCGAGCATGGCGAATTCGTCCTGTTCTGCCGCGAGCGCGACCGCGCCATGGAAATCTGGAACGGCTATCGCGCCGGCCCGGAAGGGGCGGTGGCGAACT
This sequence is a window from Alloalcanivorax dieselolei B5. Protein-coding genes within it:
- a CDS encoding outer membrane protein transport protein, with amino-acid sequence MFGPSPLRRGGIAALSLSVAASIAPPAFAAMGNTASSYGLFPGDVASAQALSMFNPQASSLYYNPSYLIKDPRGELTIGFLHAEQELDGRSLGGAAPATRDGNLLDDSRSQQQLIALKTDLSSITKFEHPIYFAIIAGVEKYGKEMLSFNSTTSMGGQYMEYGRQPLFLNIGGGTELLHGIAVGASAHVSLRSDAKLVASSNLAGETQYETLEVNAKPVIRPVLGVTLDWGKLICGKGDCITDGLETAFAFRGHTEARTSVDSRITIPGTVPSPGIALLIDTVDSYQPDIYSAGVQYRFNDRLRAGVTVERQNWSDLMEVLEDDTVKDQADIHFKDITVPRVGVEWSALKNVNLTAGVAFRESPLESDRSLDVNYLDADKTIYGVGGSWTIERPPILAYPMRVDFGYQFHDIDQRKFDLTSDRAPVNPYETIETGGEVHVFSGSVTLKF
- a CDS encoding Ig-like domain-containing protein produces the protein MRSKLIIVACAGILAGCGGGGSSNPSFDGPQYNPKELYFNYPFDGQAYVAPSAPVVLEFSDPLEVTEDNFRFTGPDGAAVPFAMKVMNGGRNVVLQPTTPLAPISDYKVAIIDLAPDGRVVNFRDGELNFSTRPALEGPLSRQRASDTFEISEIFPDDDQFPTVDFSTFRLRTSQPLDSSSVAYGDTVSLTQGGELVPALVLSGRDTLTVDPLEDMIPGQQYVLTVSGLTSAFGETLAPFERTVTPLDTKSSTGEREVLVTEAPATHDTLGCLEQGDLRTSALTGDPINCVPLISTLLANGTASKQSGDIYAELAFPPNFPDVTPLRIKRGGILVGEPLDVLIGGEVPVGFDSGAVTIQVMSDATGYLFPNPNSDSPDAAKNVRLFMDLAANTKDARANGAFTQNLMHVELVGKAIVEDGKLVTDALTVVEPRVLGVENSHGVLSFHMESYRDQENAPPQPADTVPPTLLVMDDNGEQRLSWTPGDVADRAVPGEPITLLFSEALDPLSVRPGETVRLTKDDAAEPFSWSLDGNALVIQPALPLAFGVPYEISVTNGLTDLAGNGLQVLDPLTGLNTIAFTMPEYVVEQDGEDVRRAPFAMVVYPGFPCASSPATASDIAAGVQGVCLSSSSESEQVEVDELPIVGMPSNRPIRVRFSQNMDAGSLTLGTACGQGAFRVERVGEDGTCQSVVDGELQVEARALTFVPELPWEEGALYRYTLASQSDGCSGDVLCSSDGFPLQTALLEGNDAKSGGPDMDILFRGAGAMTTVFQELSNLPSVDANSNFVVDEGEPRVPAGTPDPATPANATLIRPNGDGGSGLVSTANTGCGFEGTPPYTEENQIDCDSERILYLTGDLNTDILNYDAEAGGVPVVIYPTTVALSNLDATAVIGLDLDTSDGDNSLSDLPIIGGLLGGLVQTLGDVLDILGLEEAVLGQVGNLGLVPIDTHTGPNIMRVRYNEDANGNRTTPPVGHIITTPDGPVFRITFDLLFDAPELSLPLGLQHNVKSLPIDNVQLEGPLDFLPDGRLFIGLENLEPLNVDLEITLAGLPGGQVNLTIPTGGINLSYQSGSIK
- the ilvA gene encoding threonine ammonia-lyase, biosynthetic, with translation MLEKYVKRILQSRVYDVAHETPMHAAPLISRRIGNRVLLKREDMQPVFSFKLRGAYNKVAGLSEEQRQRGVICASAGNHAQGLALAATSMNVRSVIVMPRTTPDIKVKSVRQLGGKAVLVGDSFDEALAHARKLEEKEGLTFVHPYDDPDVIAGQGTVGMEILRQQSRDLDAIFIPVGGGGLAAGIAAYVKYVRPDVKIIAVEPEDAACLKAAMERKRRVTLPEVGLFADGVAVKQIGKETFRVLKDTVDEVITATTDEICAAIKDTFEDTRTVCEPAGALALAGLKKWVARTKAENKTLVAIQSGANVNFDRLRHISERAELGEQREAILAVTIPEKPGAYRNFLQVVGRRAITEFNYRYAGEHEANIFVGIQTSSGGADLAPLLEELRAAGYPVVDMTGNEMAKLHIRHMVGGHTSRQDLDEMLFRVEFPERPGALLKFLMSLGHKWNISLFHYRNHGAAYGRVLVGFQVPFGERGNLRKDLKKVPYPMVEESDNPAYRLFLN
- a CDS encoding 5-formyltetrahydrofolate cyclo-ligase; translation: MNQPQLTDRKQLRRELRARRRALGAGERRLAERRFARNLRRELGPRRARHVAVYHAADGELSPLPGLAQRRFQGTRLYLPVLDPVYRGRLRFHLWRRGKRLRANRFGIGEPRRLERARADWALDVLLIPLVGFDDRGHRLGMGGGFYDRTLANFARRPRRPRLVGVAFECQRLSRVPEAPWDQPLDLIVTDGRNGFSQLISVTDRP
- a CDS encoding cell division protein ZapA, giving the protein MNDSSSLVIHLLGKEYRVACPVGEQDNLLRAARYLDTQMREVKQANVIGLERIAIMAALNISHELLEARSKASSDETGSARMQALIDRLEGELRALEDLAPQNRSSVKP
- a CDS encoding TIGR02449 family protein; amino-acid sequence: MTTEQQLRQLEAQVDSLLRQSNRLREENRLLREREHRLLDERARLIRKNDLARSRVEAIITRLQSLEQEDS
- a CDS encoding UPF0149 family protein — translated: MSDTYDFESCARAFASAGVAHSPSEVQGVICGLLATGHGRRDDELLGVLAAHVELPSGFDNDVSALLLGCRDQALSAFADTGLDLTLLLPEDEEDLGLRVAALGQWSEGFLVGFGTGAAGTSDSALSMGIQEALSDLAAISQVATPEDDDPEGEDMFEQVAEHCRMAALMIYTELVMKAERKGQPKPKPGTSPRQH